One genomic segment of Mesoterricola silvestris includes these proteins:
- a CDS encoding MlaE family ABC transporter permease: MINRLLEQIGAKILEILEEVGDLVTLGFRTFGGFFRKPFDGPNFLYQLQAVGVNSVPVVVLTSIAVSMVFAVQLSFGFKQFQAEGLAGQVEGLAVVRELAPVITGLMMAGRVGSAMAAELGTMQVTEQIDALECLATDPVHYLFVPRVLASLVMLPLLTGLAIYVGYLGGYVLLVWVQGQSAFVYSQDFFKLIKGRDLIIALIKGLSFGLIISMVGCWRGYRTRGGAEGVGNAPTSSVVTSSLWILVTDFFLTKLLLV; this comes from the coding sequence ATGATCAACAGGCTCCTTGAACAGATCGGCGCCAAGATCCTCGAGATCCTCGAGGAAGTGGGCGACCTCGTGACCCTGGGGTTCCGCACCTTCGGGGGCTTCTTCCGCAAGCCCTTCGACGGGCCGAATTTCCTCTACCAGCTCCAGGCCGTGGGAGTCAATTCCGTGCCGGTGGTGGTGCTCACGTCCATCGCGGTGAGCATGGTGTTCGCGGTGCAGCTCTCCTTCGGGTTCAAGCAGTTCCAGGCCGAGGGCCTGGCCGGCCAGGTGGAGGGCCTCGCGGTGGTGCGGGAACTGGCCCCGGTGATCACGGGGCTCATGATGGCCGGCCGCGTGGGTTCGGCCATGGCCGCCGAACTGGGCACCATGCAGGTCACGGAGCAGATCGACGCCCTGGAATGCCTGGCCACGGACCCCGTGCACTACCTCTTCGTTCCCCGGGTGCTGGCGAGCCTCGTGATGCTTCCGCTGCTCACGGGCCTGGCCATCTACGTGGGGTACCTGGGCGGCTACGTCCTGCTGGTGTGGGTGCAGGGCCAGAGCGCCTTCGTCTACAGCCAGGACTTCTTCAAGCTCATCAAGGGGCGGGACCTCATCATCGCCCTCATCAAGGGGCTGTCGTTCGGCCTGATCATCTCCATGGTGGGGTGCTGGCGGGGCTACCGCACCCGGGGCGGCGCCGAGGGCGTGGGCAACGCGCCCACCTCCAGCGTCGTGACCTCCAGCCTCTGGATCCTGGTCACCGACTTCTTCCTCACCAAGCTCCTCCTCGTCTGA
- the glmU gene encoding bifunctional UDP-N-acetylglucosamine diphosphorylase/glucosamine-1-phosphate N-acetyltransferase GlmU, with the protein MPTLALILAAGLGKRMKSSLPKVLHPILGDPSLLWVLRALPPEVGHAVVVVHHGKEQVEAALASWAKAGLLPCPATTVDQGEPLGTGHAVARAIPELDRLGAERVVILCGDVPLIRRETVAALARSEGSILAMDLDDPAGYGRVLEEDGALRSLVEHKDAPEAVRAIRRVNGGAYALPWAPLREALGRLTNANAQGEYYLTDAVMDVASKVRVAVDLCEPSEMMGMNSRVDQATLQRFAQERVNRAWMEAGVTFLDPAATLVGPRVELGQDVVLAPGARLEGEVTVGASTQVGQGVVITDSALAEGVEVRPYCVINRSKVGPGAMVGPFAHLREGTVLDAGVHMGNFVETKKSHLHAGAKANHLSYLGDCEVGERTNIGAGLITCNYDGFNKHRTHIGKDVFVGSDCQLVAPITLGDGCLIGAGSTLTQDVPADAIALTRAPLTVRDGGASRLRTRLKAIKQGTKR; encoded by the coding sequence ATGCCCACCCTCGCCCTCATCCTCGCCGCCGGCCTCGGCAAGCGCATGAAGTCCTCCCTGCCCAAGGTGCTGCACCCCATCCTGGGCGATCCCTCCCTCCTGTGGGTGCTCCGGGCCCTGCCGCCGGAGGTGGGCCACGCGGTGGTGGTGGTGCACCACGGCAAGGAGCAGGTGGAGGCGGCCCTGGCCTCCTGGGCCAAGGCGGGCCTCCTGCCCTGCCCGGCCACCACCGTGGACCAGGGCGAGCCCCTGGGCACCGGCCACGCCGTGGCCCGGGCCATCCCGGAACTGGACCGCCTGGGCGCGGAGCGCGTGGTGATCCTCTGCGGGGACGTGCCCCTCATCCGCCGCGAGACCGTGGCGGCCCTGGCCCGGTCCGAAGGGTCGATCCTGGCCATGGACCTGGACGACCCCGCCGGCTACGGCCGGGTCCTGGAGGAGGACGGCGCCCTGCGGTCCCTGGTGGAGCACAAGGACGCCCCGGAGGCCGTGCGCGCCATCCGCCGGGTCAACGGCGGCGCCTACGCGCTGCCCTGGGCCCCCCTGCGGGAGGCCCTGGGAAGGCTCACCAACGCCAACGCCCAGGGCGAGTACTACCTCACCGACGCCGTCATGGACGTGGCCTCCAAGGTGCGGGTGGCCGTGGACCTCTGCGAGCCCTCCGAGATGATGGGCATGAACTCCCGGGTGGACCAGGCCACGCTCCAGCGCTTCGCCCAGGAGCGGGTGAACCGCGCCTGGATGGAGGCGGGGGTGACCTTCCTGGATCCGGCGGCGACCCTGGTGGGCCCCCGGGTGGAGCTGGGCCAGGACGTGGTCCTGGCCCCCGGCGCGCGCCTGGAGGGCGAGGTGACGGTGGGCGCCTCCACCCAGGTGGGCCAGGGCGTCGTCATCACCGACAGCGCCCTCGCCGAGGGCGTGGAGGTGCGCCCCTACTGCGTCATCAACCGGTCCAAGGTGGGCCCGGGGGCCATGGTGGGCCCCTTCGCGCACCTGCGGGAAGGCACGGTGCTGGACGCGGGCGTGCACATGGGCAATTTTGTGGAAACCAAGAAATCCCACCTGCACGCGGGCGCCAAGGCCAACCACCTGAGCTACCTGGGCGACTGCGAAGTGGGCGAGCGCACCAATATCGGCGCGGGCCTCATCACCTGCAATTATGACGGTTTCAACAAGCACCGCACCCACATCGGGAAGGACGTGTTCGTGGGCTCGGATTGCCAACTGGTGGCTCCAATCACCCTTGGCGACGGCTGCCTCATCGGGGCCGGATCCACGCTCACCCAGGACGTGCCCGCGGACGCCATCGCCCTCACCCGGGCGCCGCTCACCGTGCGGGATGGCGGGGCCAGCCGCCTGCGGACCCGGCTGAAGGCAATCAAGCAGGGAACGAAGCGATAG
- a CDS encoding PAS domain-containing protein codes for MRSQDLLLALLLAVPPWVGFLTYRWKGRVGISYGYFLGGILAILAIPWPALGTRGLPSAHLGGALLGFTLFLQANRDGRNGVRRLAVGVGGSTLFAWVLGNLLGMDMRSVLAFWGTAILEGSLWLLLSDLGYRLTKGRWLSIRMPAAGGAAFLTATAIYHLFTLGVPPLSWAASLLAGILLGLVALHQLVWLRDQGIWVEGRGDGFRTALSALEGDRPPEGPTLAYAIEARQPMFLVNEKGMLLETNTAFSRLVGLPRHQMKGFLVQDLFQGTEIPTWDSLRADLLQDSRAQATATLVRRNSSFQTVRLEAVAFDRNIALVWIADTGPGSLALRGEGVVPRYSPALPARNGAPHRLPAVPALEAMLPRIQRMLPEGITAALRLEPVTLLLEEEPLRRAATQMLLHGRQGLREGTLTLTLSATALAGRPWAQLGLERSGPAAGGEGDFLGLGWLHKTVQECSGILELDQDDRGFLTPRALLPCLPAEAEAAPGLLSGRNLWILHRDPAIRADLAAAVSEAGGAPVALGQLRDLLKASRRGTLPDVLVLERTPALERWQGRLCALAGRNIPALLLDDGRPLPQGERAPRRLVLLERPFPGPDFIACILALLQ; via the coding sequence GTGAGGAGCCAGGATCTGCTGCTGGCCCTCCTCCTGGCGGTGCCGCCCTGGGTGGGCTTCCTCACCTACCGGTGGAAGGGGCGCGTGGGGATCAGCTACGGCTACTTCCTGGGCGGCATCCTGGCCATTCTCGCCATCCCCTGGCCCGCCCTGGGCACCCGGGGGCTGCCCTCGGCCCACCTGGGCGGGGCCCTGCTGGGGTTCACCCTCTTCCTCCAGGCCAACCGGGACGGCCGCAACGGCGTGCGGCGGCTGGCGGTGGGCGTGGGCGGATCCACCCTGTTCGCATGGGTGCTGGGCAACCTGCTGGGCATGGACATGCGGAGCGTCCTGGCCTTCTGGGGCACCGCCATCCTGGAGGGCAGCCTCTGGCTGCTCCTGTCGGACCTGGGCTACCGCCTCACCAAGGGCCGGTGGCTCTCCATCCGCATGCCCGCGGCGGGGGGTGCGGCCTTCCTCACGGCCACGGCCATCTACCACCTGTTCACCCTGGGGGTCCCGCCCCTGTCCTGGGCCGCCTCGCTCCTGGCCGGCATCCTCCTGGGGCTGGTCGCCCTCCACCAGCTGGTGTGGCTCCGGGACCAGGGCATCTGGGTGGAGGGGCGCGGGGACGGCTTCCGCACCGCCCTTTCGGCCCTGGAAGGCGACCGGCCTCCCGAGGGCCCCACCCTCGCCTACGCCATCGAGGCCCGCCAGCCCATGTTCCTGGTGAACGAGAAGGGCATGCTCCTGGAGACCAACACGGCCTTCAGCCGCCTGGTGGGACTGCCCCGCCACCAGATGAAGGGCTTCCTGGTCCAGGACCTCTTCCAGGGGACCGAGATCCCCACCTGGGACAGCCTGCGCGCCGACCTCCTCCAGGACTCCCGGGCCCAGGCCACGGCCACCCTGGTCCGCCGGAACTCCAGTTTCCAGACGGTGCGCCTGGAGGCGGTGGCCTTCGACCGGAACATCGCCCTGGTGTGGATCGCCGACACCGGCCCCGGAAGCCTCGCCCTGCGCGGGGAGGGCGTGGTGCCGCGCTATTCCCCGGCCCTCCCGGCCCGCAACGGGGCGCCGCACCGGCTTCCCGCCGTCCCCGCCCTGGAGGCCATGCTGCCCAGGATCCAGCGGATGCTGCCCGAAGGCATCACCGCCGCCCTGCGCCTGGAGCCCGTGACCCTCCTCCTGGAGGAGGAACCCCTGCGCAGGGCCGCCACCCAGATGCTGCTCCACGGACGCCAGGGCCTCCGGGAGGGCACCCTGACCCTGACCCTGTCGGCCACGGCCCTCGCCGGGCGGCCCTGGGCGCAGCTGGGCCTGGAACGCTCGGGACCGGCCGCGGGCGGGGAGGGGGACTTCCTGGGCCTGGGCTGGCTCCACAAGACCGTCCAGGAGTGCTCGGGGATCCTGGAGCTGGACCAGGACGACCGCGGCTTCCTCACGCCCCGGGCCCTGCTGCCCTGCCTTCCCGCGGAAGCGGAAGCCGCGCCGGGACTCCTGTCGGGACGGAACCTCTGGATCCTGCACCGGGATCCCGCCATCCGGGCCGACCTGGCCGCGGCGGTGTCCGAGGCCGGCGGCGCCCCGGTGGCCCTGGGCCAGCTGCGGGACCTCCTGAAGGCCTCCCGTCGCGGGACGCTGCCCGACGTGCTGGTGCTGGAGCGCACGCCCGCCCTGGAGCGCTGGCAGGGCCGCCTTTGCGCGCTGGCCGGCCGGAACATCCCCGCCCTCCTCCTGGACGACGGGCGCCCCCTGCCCCAGGGGGAACGCGCCCCCCGGCGCCTGGTGCTGCTGGAAAGGCCCTTCCCGGGCCCCGATTTCATTGCCTGTATCCTTGCCTTGTTGCAGTAG
- a CDS encoding PdxA family dehydrogenase, protein MTLPRIVVTLGDPCGIGPELLLRTLPRLASRADLVVAGARAGVDLLAGGPVPFAWEGDRLATGGCSVPWIDPTPHITPRDLVLGQGGAASGLAAVEGVRAGALRVQGGLGDALVTLPLSKAAAHAAGFPIPGHTEFLQGLAGSPLTRMAFASPGLCVVLHTVHQSLRSVVEGLDEAAVAETLSFAADRFAQFAGRPGLRVALCALNPHAGEGGAFGHEEAILERALDRARAACAEGAWAHVPSPFPPGPAPAGWELYPGRPARGGGVPEFSGPHPADTVFLRAWRGEFDLVVALYHDQGLIPVKVLEPETAVNLTLGLPYVRTSPDHGTAFAIAGRWQADPANFLQAADLAIRLAARARGGA, encoded by the coding sequence ATGACCCTGCCCCGCATCGTCGTCACGCTGGGCGATCCCTGTGGGATCGGGCCCGAGCTCCTGCTGCGCACCCTGCCCCGGCTGGCCTCCCGGGCCGACCTGGTGGTGGCCGGGGCCCGGGCCGGCGTGGACCTGCTGGCCGGGGGCCCCGTGCCCTTCGCCTGGGAGGGGGACCGCCTCGCCACGGGCGGATGCAGCGTCCCCTGGATCGATCCCACCCCGCACATCACCCCCCGGGACCTGGTGCTGGGCCAGGGCGGCGCGGCCTCGGGCCTGGCGGCGGTGGAAGGGGTGCGGGCCGGGGCCCTGCGGGTGCAGGGGGGTCTGGGCGACGCCCTGGTGACCCTGCCCCTGTCCAAGGCCGCCGCCCACGCCGCGGGCTTCCCCATTCCCGGGCACACGGAATTCCTCCAGGGCCTGGCGGGCTCCCCCCTGACGCGCATGGCCTTCGCCAGCCCCGGACTGTGCGTGGTGCTCCACACCGTGCACCAGAGCCTGCGTTCGGTGGTGGAGGGCCTGGACGAGGCCGCCGTGGCCGAGACCCTCTCCTTCGCCGCGGACCGCTTCGCCCAGTTCGCGGGGCGCCCCGGCCTGCGGGTGGCCCTGTGCGCCCTCAACCCCCACGCCGGGGAGGGCGGCGCCTTCGGCCACGAGGAGGCCATCCTGGAGCGCGCCCTGGACCGGGCCCGGGCGGCCTGCGCGGAGGGCGCCTGGGCCCATGTGCCCTCCCCCTTCCCCCCGGGCCCGGCCCCCGCGGGCTGGGAGCTGTACCCGGGCCGTCCCGCCCGGGGGGGCGGCGTTCCGGAATTCTCCGGCCCCCACCCCGCCGACACCGTCTTCCTGCGGGCCTGGCGCGGCGAATTCGACCTGGTGGTGGCCCTGTACCACGACCAGGGCCTGATCCCCGTCAAGGTCCTCGAACCCGAGACGGCCGTGAACCTCACCCTGGGCCTGCCCTACGTGCGCACCTCCCCGGACCACGGCACCGCCTTCGCCATCGCCGGAAGGTGGCAGGCGGACCCCGCCAATTTCCTGCAGGCCGCGGACCTGGCCATCAGGCTTGCCGCACGGGCCAGGGGGGGCGCGTGA
- a CDS encoding LSm family protein, with the protein MNRKLIRPNLTAIKEKIGRTPKAQAPADAPTVVKPPAEAVIAGNGAASPDAASLPQGTGSPRRKIAPPEQTNAESFYYLKQMQSKTPMVIVLQDDEKLRGVIEWYDKHCLKINRVKEPNVLVPKHNIKYIYKADEEPRIRRSRGGKKDEASSPDVELPLYD; encoded by the coding sequence ATGAACCGCAAGCTCATTCGCCCCAATCTGACCGCCATCAAGGAAAAAATCGGGCGCACCCCCAAGGCCCAGGCCCCGGCCGACGCGCCCACCGTCGTCAAGCCGCCGGCGGAAGCGGTCATCGCGGGCAACGGCGCCGCCAGCCCTGACGCGGCGAGCCTGCCCCAGGGCACCGGCAGCCCCCGCCGGAAGATCGCCCCCCCCGAGCAGACCAACGCCGAGAGCTTCTACTACCTCAAGCAGATGCAGTCCAAGACCCCCATGGTGATCGTGCTCCAGGACGACGAGAAGCTCCGGGGCGTCATCGAGTGGTACGACAAGCACTGCCTGAAGATCAACCGCGTCAAGGAACCCAACGTGCTCGTCCCCAAGCACAACATCAAGTACATCTACAAGGCCGACGAGGAGCCCCGCATCCGCCGCAGCCGCGGGGGCAAGAAGGACGAGGCGTCCTCCCCCGACGTGGAACTGCCCCTCTACGACTGA